The sequence CACAGATATGAATCGGTCGAATTAAGCCTACTAATTCAGGGAAGCTATACAAGTATTGAGGCTCTATATTGAGTGTTTTTACGATAGAGAGCGGGATTAACGCTGGCCCAGTCCCGCCCAATGCAAGTTGCGCCGCTGCGGTGTAGGCATCCATCTCCATCAAGGGTTTGATGCCGAATTTTTCTAACACAGATAATTGATAAGAGTTAGCAGGGTTGGTCATATCGTTGGTAATGACCAATGGAGGAAGAGCCGTGAGTGGCTGCTTACTCACAATGTAAAACGGCTCATCAAACAGGTGGAAAGTCATCAATCCATGATGCGGTGGCAATAAGCCTGCGCACAACCCTAGAGTTGCCTTGCCTGATTGCACTCGCTCTATGATTCTTGGCGTGTGGTTGGTGGTAATGGTGATGTATTTATCTTGCTGGATAAATTGCCCCATCATCTCACCTAAGTAGCCCGCTATTAGAGATTTAGAGCTGTCTAAGGTGATGAAAGTAGTATCTTCCAACTCTTGTTGTTCATAAATAAGACCACGAAGCTCATTGAACGTAGGACCAATACTCTCGATCAATGCAACCGCATCCGGTGTCAGCTTTATCTGTCGGCCACTCGGTTCGATGAGCTTTTTACCTAGCTTCTTTTCTAAATTTGCAATCCGTTTGCTGACCGCTGATTGGCTGATATAAAGCAAACTGCCGGTACGGCTCATCGTCTTTGCTTTACTCAATGCCAATAGAGTTTCGATTCCTTCGAGTAGCATTTAGTAATATTCATGAAAGTTGGGAATGATTGTTTCAACTTACCTCAAACAACATTCATTCTCTAGTCTTGAGCTCATAGATATCAAACAAGCTACGAACTTTGAACCAAGCTCGCGATGCGTTGACCAAAATAGAAAGCGGTTTTTAGGTCATTCGCATTAACGCTGTTGTTTGTCGAGTTTGGATCCTCGTCGACACTGGCAACCAAGCCAATGCTCGAACCAGTGCGATTCAGACCTAGGTCGTCGATGTGCTTAGATACATCAAGCCCTGCCCAAATCATGCCATGTTGGCAAGCTAGAGTGAAAAAGCTGAATAGGGTTTGCTGCTGTTCTCCGTTGAGACTACCGCCAGTGGTGAAGCCTGCAGCGAGTTTGTTTCTCCATGCTTTCTTACCGTAGGTATCGCTACTGGCGTCCATAAAGCTCTTAAACTGGGCAGCGGGTGACCCCATGTAAGTTGGCGCGCCAAAGACAATCGCATCACAGTGGTCTAATGCTGTGAGCTTATCGTCATTGTCATACCTTCCTTCAATGATTTCAGACGAGAGAACCTCGATGAGCAATGCCGAGCTAGGCATTTGAGAGTTTAAGCCTTCTGCGATGAGCTCTGCTACTTGCTTGGTTGCCCCGCATTTGGAGAAGAAAACAATTCCAATTTTATTACTGCTCATCCTTAAACCCTCGTAGTTAGCATTAGTAAGTAAATATATTTATAAAGTAATTTGTTTACTAATATAGTCTGGTAATTAGATAAGTAAACAAAAAACATTATTAACTGGATTGAAATTTGGAAACGAGAGAGGGACTTTGGAAAGTGAAATTGAGGAATTCGTATTTAATGACTGATGTTTATGAGTGAATTAGAAGATGAAGTAGAATTAAAAAAAGGTTCATCGCGGCTTTCCGGGGAAAGCCGCTTTTATCTTCAAGAAGAAGTAGTCTGTATCTCGATACCCATACCCCATTCGCTTGATTAGTTTTATCTTGTTGTTTATCCCTTCCAGTGTGCAGGTGTTTAACGGGTAACTTGCCGATGCGATAATGCCGTGAAGATAAGGACTCAGTTTTCGTGCAAACTCTTTCAATGGTTTAATTCCACTCTCTTGTACCTGTTCATACCACGCATCCCAGAGCCCCTTAGCGTGCCTTTCTGACTCACAATACCAAAGCTCTTTGAGTTGGGCTCCGAGTATATAAGTGGTCATCAAGTCCTTATTGATATTCAATATTTCGGTAAGATAGCTGTCTTGCCGAGTATTTAAGTTGCCTCTGTTCTTCAACAACACCCAGCGTGAGCGTTTGACCCATTGTCTCGCTTTTTTATCTTGCTTGAGTTTATTGGCTTGGTCGACTCTGACTCTATCCATTACCTCACGACCGAACTTAGCTACAACATGGAACAAGTCGTAAACGATTTTTGCGTTCGGGCAGTGCGCTTGAACTTCAAGGTCAAAAGCCGTATTCATGTCCATCGCGACCGCCTCGATATTATTGCCATGCTTGCCTAACTGCTCGAAGAACGGTCGTATGTCCTTGCGGCTACGGCCTAACCCTATCCAAATGACTTGGTGAGTCTTAGCATCAGCGATGACAGTGGCATACCGATGTCCTTTAAAGATGGCGAACTCATCCATGACGAGCTGTTTTAGTCCCTCCCATTTCACTGGCGGTATCACTTGTCTAAGTCGGCGTTTATCTATCTCTTTAATGGTGTGCCAATGAACGCTAGTTAGCTGAGAAATATGCTTAATGGGAAGAAGGGGTAAAAGTTGTTCTATATAGCTTTTTAGGCGCTTCGTTATACGAGCATAAGGCTCTAACCAAGATAGCGACTCTGTTTTTATGCCGCAGTCACTACACTTAACCCTTCGTGTTTGAACGGAAAGTTCAACAGGAACACCGAGTAACATGGCCTCTTTCACATTGCGCCATTGATATTCATGGATAGCTTCTGCCTCGAGACCACAAAGGCATTTAGCCTCAGAGTTAGGTTTAAGAGTAAGGGTAATAAGTGATGCTGTCTGGTGAGACTTTACTATTTGAAAGCCTTCCCAGAATGAAGATAGGAAAGTATGATTCGGCATGGAAACGGTAGTTTGTGTATGATTTTTGTTTGGCGACTAAACCATATCACTTACTACCGTTTTTGTTTTTAGTTCCCGCTAATCCGCGATGAACCTTAAAAAAGGCCCCTTACGGAGCCTTTAATCAATTGTGTAGCGCTAGCTTATTTGATGGCGAACGTCGGCAGTGATAAGTGCCAGCGAATAGCCCCAAGCCTGATCAGCAGCGTTGAGAATACACCGGCTAAAAATGCCGTTTCTGAGTCGTGACCCATGCTGATTGCCATGGTGTGGAAAGCGCCACCAATAATACAAGCGGTCGCGTAGACCTCACTTCTTAGGATCATCGGCACTTCACGGGCAAGCACGTCACGAATAATACCGCCACCACAACCGGTGATGACACCCATGATAATGGCCACCAATGCAGAGTCTTGGTAAATCAGCGCTTTTTCTACACCAATACCCACGAATACCGCTAGGCCTATTGCATCACATACTGGCAGTATCCACCACGCCAGACGCTTGGGACGTCTTACAATGATCATGGTTAGCAAGCAGGTAATGATGATTACCCAAAGGTAGGTGGTGTCAGTGATCCAAAACACTGGAGTTGCACCCAATGCCATGTCACGAATAGTACCGCCGCCAATCGCGGTTACACTGCCTAGAACGGCTACGCCAAAGGGGTCCATCTTAAGACGGCCTGCGACAAAAACGCCAGAAATAGCAAAGATGGCAGTGCCAAATAAATCGATAATATAAAGCAGCATGGAGTCCATGATACTGGTGCTCTTATAGTTAAAATTGTAGGGACAGGTCGGTGGCGAATTGTACGAAAAAACGCAGCAAAAAGTTAGTGATTTTGCCTAGCTCTATCGAAGAAATCGCACACTTGTTGGATCGCTTGCAAAGTTCTGGTTGTCGGGCGATTAATCCAATCTGAATTGAGTGACCAAATCTGATTTTGAGCGACAGCAGGGATCTCTTCTTCCCAAGTTTGCCACATTGTTCCGTTCTCGATTGCGTGCTGAGACGTGAAGATCACTTCCGGTTTCTTAAGCACAACCTGTTCAATACCAACTTGCGGATAAGGGGAGGCGCTGTCTTCAAAAATATTGTGACCACCACAAAATTCAAACACCTCACTTGGCCAGTGTCCTTGTGCCACGGTAATGATCGGTTTTTCGCTAAGCTGATAGAAGTAGTTTACCGGTTCGGCGTCCTTATATTTTAGCCTTAACGCGTTGAGCTGTTCTTTGTATTGTTTGGCATTATTTTCACCGATACTCGGGTCGCTGGCGTATTGGCTGAGTTGTTCAATATTGGTCGCGATGCTGTCTAGGCTTTTGGTTTTTGAGTAGTAAATATTGAAACCAAACTGCTCTAATTTCGCGAGTTCTCTAGGCGGGTTGCCTGCAGGCCACGCAAGAATCAGATCTGGCTGCAGTGCGATGATTTTCTCAACCTTGATGCCTTGATAGTTTGCTACCTTCTCAAGCTTATCAGCCTCTGGTGGGTAATCACTTCGTTCACTTACCGCGATAAGGTTGTCACCCAAGCCAGCGCTGTACGCTAGCTCGGTTGCGTGAGGTGCTAGGCTGATAACACGTTCGGCTGTTGCTACTTCTGTAGCAAGTGAAGTGGGTGCCCATAAACTGAAGCTGAGAGTGAACGCGAGGGCTGAGCATCGTGTAACAAGTTGAGAGGGTTTCACTTTAAATCCCTTGGTGAATAATGAGTAAGGCTAGGCTCTGTAAGAATATCCAGACAGCGATGCGACCAAAAAGTAGCTTTTGAACCTGAGATAAATGCAGCGCTGATGGGGCGATTCTGCCGCCTAATTTTGCACGAATGGCTTTGGTGTTGTCATAAATGGCAGGGCCACCTAGTGATAACTCTAACTTGTTACCTACGGCGGTAATTAACCATGCAGGGCCTGGTAGAGGCCAAGAGCGACTTTGAACGAGCATCATCTTAAATGTGTGAGACGCTTTATCACCACAGACGATCATCAAGGCAAACAAGCGCATTGGTATAAATTCTAGGATAGCGACGATCTTGATTGGCGTTGAGCCAAAAGGAGAGAACTGTTTACGGCTTGGTGACCAAGCTCGAGCCAACTCGACAATCAGGCGATACATTAATGCGGCGATACCACCACCGATGGCGTACCAGAACAGCACACAAACCACGTTACGAGCGTAACCCATGATGATAGTTTCTGTAGCGGCTTTGCCTAGGCCTAGTGATGAAAGTGATTCGGTCTGGCGATTGACAATTGGAGCCAGTAACTGACGAGCGGCGGCTTTATCTTCTCGACCAAGTGCTTTGATCAACTGATTAGCCAGCTTTTCATTATTACGCCAATCAATTGCGAGTAATAGCAGTGCTAACTCAAACAGCTGAGATTGCCAAACCAAAGGTTGCAAGGCCAACAGAATAACCAGAGTCGGTAATACCATTAACCCCCAGGCTAATGTGCCCGAGATTAAGCTTTGGGAATAGTTGTGGTTGTTATTAACCTTGCTTGCTAAAAGTTCAGCAAACTTATGCCATAAGGTCGTGGGGTGCGCGGCATGAGGGATAGGTAAGATTAAATGAAAAAGCAGTGCTCCCCACATTACAAGGAGCACGCCATTTGCAAATACCTGATCAAACAGTGTTTGCATGTCTAGTCGCTTACTTTAGTAGGGCAACCATTTTGATAACCATTTCAGAAGAGCTTTGTGCTGCTAGCGGCAGGAACTCTTCGAAGCTCATTGGTGATTCTTTGTCTGCAACGTCAGAGATTGCACGAACAACCACGAATGGAACTTGGAATTGGTGACAAGCTTGAGCAATCGCAGAAGCTTCCATCTCTACAGCAACCACTGATGGGAAGTGCTTACGGATGAACTCTTGGCGTTCAGCGGTACAAACAAATGCATCGCCAGTACAGATAAGGCCGCGAACAGCGTGCTTATCTTCCATTTGAGATAGCGCTTGTTCAGCAACTTGCATCAGTTTGTCGTCAGCTTTGAATGCTGCAGGTTGACCTGCCATTTGACCGATTTCGTAACCGAAAGCCGTAACGTCTGCATCGTGGTGACGAACTTCAGTCGAGATAACAACATCGCCAAGGTTCAGTGTTGAATCAAAACCGCCAGCAGAGCCAGTGTTTAGAACGACATCTGGTTGGTATTCGCTTAGTAGGATTGAAGTACCAACTGCTGCTGCTACTTTACCAATGCCTGATTGAAGCAAAACAACGTCAACACCATTTAGCTGACCAGAGAAAAAGGTACAACCGCCTTTATTAACTTCAGTAATGTCTGAAATTGCTGCTTTTAGGATCGCAACTTCTTGCTCCATTGCGCCAATGATGCCGATTTTCATGTGTAGTCTCTTAATAAAAATATTTAAACAGTAGAGCGAAATTGTAGCATGGAAGAGAAGTGTCGAGCGACAGCCCTGAGGCACTTCTCATCCGAATAGCAGCGATTTATCTGCGTATTCTTTTATCTATTTGATTAGGCCTTCGCTTTTTAGGCTTGCGCGAAGTTGTTCAGCACGTTTACGGTTCACACCAAAATCAGAATGGCCAGTACGAGACTCAGAACGCACGATCAGTTTGTCATTGGTGATTTTAAGCTCTAAGTCATCGACAAAGCGCATGATGCGAGAGGTACATTCAACACGCAGGTAATCTTCTGTTTTGCTCGCGGTTTTCGATCCCGGTAAGGTGAGTGCAACCTGCTCAATCGCATCTAGGTTTGCTGAATCTGATAACTCAAACGCGGCCAATGCATGCTGCTCACGGTCATCTTGAGTGGATACGCAGTTTGGTTTGTCTCCACAAGGTGATGAAGTTCTGTCTTTCATGTCCGTAATTCCTTGGCTGCATGCGGTTAACGTTAAAAGTGATAGCGAGAGGAGAGCGGCTTTTTTCATAGTGTTTCCTATGGCTTGTTTTCAATTCTAATTGTAGTTATCGGTATTGGTTTGTTTGCTATTTTTGTTGTGCTTGTGATAGACGTATCTAATTCAAAAAAGGATCCATAATTGGATCCTTTTTTTATAGTAACGGCTTGAGTAATAAAGGAAACCTTATACTCATCACACTTCTAGGTAATCTAATATCCCTTCCGCGGCTTTGCGGCCTTCATCGATAGCGGTCACTACCAAGTCAGATCCTCGAACTGCATCGCCACCTGCAAAGATCTTGCTGTTGGTGGTTTGGTATTGAAACTCTTGCTGTCCGGGTGCCTTAATTCGCCCCCATTGGTCGAGTTCTACACCGAAGGGTTCTAGCCACTCCATTGCGTGAGGTTGGAAACCAAATGCCATGATCACGGCATCGGCTTCAAGAATGTGCTCGCTGCCTTCGACAGGTTCTGGACGACGACGGCCTGCTTCATCAGGTTCACCCAAAGCGGTTTTCACGACTTTGACGCCAACCACATGACCAGCGCTATTTAGTTCTAAGCCAATAGGTTGTAGGTTGAACTTGAACTTCACACCCTCTTCACGTGCATTTTTTACCTCACGGCGAGAGCCTGGCATATTGGCTTCATCTCGGCGGTAAGCACACACAACATTAGCCGCGTGTTGGCGAATCGAGGTTCTTACACAGTCCATCGCGGTATCACCACCACCAAGCACAACCACCTTCTTGCCTTGCATGTCGATGAAAGGGGTTGGGTTTTCTAAATCCATTACCTTGTAGGTGTTAGAGATTAGGAAAGGCAGAGCATCATAAACGCCTGGTGCATCTTCGTTATCTAAACCCGCACGCATGTTTTTATAGGTGCCGACACCTAAGAAGACAGCATCGTAATCATCGACCAATTGCTGAAGTTGTACATCTTTGCCGACTTCGGTATTCATTTGGAACTCAACGCCCATCTCGCTAAAGATACGGCGACGATTTTCCATGATGCCTTTCTCGAGTTTGAACGATGGGATACCAAACGTGAGCAGGCCACCGATCTCCGGATAGCGGTCAAATACTACGGCCTTCACTCCGTTTCGAACTAAGATGTCAGCAGCAGCAAGACCAGCGGGGCCTGCACCGATGATTGCGACCTTTTTGTCGGTCCATTCGACATGCGACATGTCTGGCTTCCAACCCATCTCAAACGCTTTGTCATTGATGTATTTTTCAATGTTGCCGATGGTTACTGCGCCGAAATCGTCGTTGAGGGTACAAGAGCCCTCGCACAAACGGTCTTGAGGACAAACTCGTCCGCAAACCTCAGGCAGGCTGTTGGTTTGGTGAGACAATTCAGCCGCTTCGATAATACGCCCTTCATTGGCAAGCTTAAGCCACTGAGGGATGTAGTTGTGAACAGGACATTTCCATTCACAGTATGGGTTACCACAGTCTAAACAACGGTCTGCTTGCGCTTTCGCTTGTTGTTTGGTGAAAGGTTCGTAGATCTCTACAAACTCAATCTTACGTATCTTGATTGGTTTCTTCGCTGGGTCTACGCGATTCACATCAATAAATTGGTATACATTCTGGCTCATTATTGGCTCCTTCCAATTATTGCGCTTGAACACGAAGTTCAGCTGAGCTGCGGCTTTGATGGCCGAGCAAGGTGTTCAGATCCGCTGTCTTTGGCTTCACGAGGTAGAACTTCGGAATCCATTCATCAAAGTTCGCCAGAATAGCTTCAGCGTGCACTGAGCCTGTTTCTTCTAAGTGTTCTGCAATTAAGCCGCGCAGATGTTCTTGGTGGATAAATAAGTCAGACAGAGAAAGTGCCTCGACCGACTCGTTATTTACTCGACCTTGGAAGTCTTCATTCTTATCCATGACATAAGCAAAACCACCTGTCATACCCGCGCCGAAGTTGACGCCGGTTGCGCCAAGAATGGCAACAATACCGCCAGTCATATATTCACAGGCGTTGTCACCCGCACCTTCAATCACTGCAACCGTACCTGAGTTACGTACACCAAATCGTTCACCAGCAGTACCTGCGGCAAATAGCTTGCCTCCGGTTGCGCCATACAAACAAGTGTTGCCTATGATGGTCGCTTCGTTACAAGTAAATGCAGTGCCTTGGTGAGGCTTGATAACGACTTTGCCGCCAGCCATGCCTTTGCCAACATAGTCATTGGCATCGCCTGTTAGGTACAGCTCTACGCCACCTGCGTTCCAAACTGCAAAAGACTGGCCTGCAGTACCATCGAGATACAACTTAATTGGTGAACCTGCCATCCCTTGGTTGCCGTATCGCTTAGCAATTTCGCCAGAGATACGAGCGCCAATCGAACGGTCTGTGTTGATCACGTTGTAGTAAAGGCTGGTGGATTGACGTTTCTCAATCGCATCGAGTGCATCATCAAGGATCTGTTGATTGAGTTGCGCCTTATCAAACGGTGCGTTTGGTTCTGTCCAAAACAGAGGGTGACCTTCTGGAGAAACAGGATCTTCGAGTATTGATGAGAGATCCAATTTGCTCTGTTTCGCAGTGAGACCTTGAACGGCTTCAAGCAAATCAGTGCGACCAATCAGGTCGGTGAGTTTTTCTACACCAAGCTCTGCAAGGTATTGGCGAACTTCATCGGCTAGGCCAGTAAAGTAGTTCACCACCATATCAGGTAGGCCTTTGAAGTATTCGCGGCGCAGTGTTTCATCTTGAGTCGCGACACCCGTTGCACAGTTGTTGAGGTGGCAGATTCGTAAGAATTTACAACCCATTGCCACCATCGGCGCAGTACCAAAGCCAAAGCTTTCAGCACCGAGAATCGCGCCTTTAATTACATCGAGACCCGTTTTCAAGCCACCGTCGACTTGTAGGCGGATCTTATGGCGAAGTCCGTTAGCAACCAGTGCTTGCTGGGTTTCTGCTAGTCCAAGTTCCCAAGGGCATCCTGCGTATTTTACTGAGGTCAGTGGGCTCGCGGCGGTACCACCATCGTAACCAGAAATGGTGATCAAATCGGCGTAGGCTTTTGCTACACCTGTTGCGATCGTACCAACACCCGGTTCAGACACCAACTTCACTGAAACCAAGGCGTTAGGGTTCACTTGCTTAAGGTCGAAAATCAGCTGAGCCAAATCTTCGATTGAGTAGATATCGTGGTGCGGAGGAGGGGAGATCAGCGTAACACCTTGAACTGAGTATCTCAGTTTGGCGATCTCTGCCGTCACCTTATGGCCTGGCAGCTGCCCACCTTCACCGGGTTTCGCACCTTGCGCTACCTTGATTTGCAGAACATCCGCATTGGTTAGGTAATGTGGTGTTACCCCAAAACGACCAGACGCAATTTGTTTGATGCGTGAGTTACGGTCGGTACCAAAACGTCTTGGATCTTCACCGCCTTCACCTGAGTTTGAATAACCGCCCAAACGGTTCATCGCCATTGCCAGTGCTTCATGCGCTTCTGGGCTCAGGGCACCAATCGACATCGCCGCCGAGTCAAAGCGCTTAAAGAGGTCACTACTCGGCTCTACTTGCTCAAGCGTTAGTGGATTATCGGCTTTTTTAAGGCTCATTAAGTCACGCAGCATCGCGGCAGGGCGAGCATTTACTTGTTTAGCAAAAGATAGGTAATCCGACGTTTCGCCGGTTTTAACTGCGGTTTGCAGTGTACCGACTACATCTGGGTTGTAGGCGTGGTATTCTCCGCCATGCACGTATTTCAGTAAACCACCGTGCTCGATAGGCTTACGCTTAGTCCACGCTTTACGAGATAAGTTATAGATGTCTTGTTGGAAATCGCTAAAGCTCGCGCCTTGGATTCGTGTAGTAACTCCGCGGAAACAGAGCTCAACAACGTCGGAATGTAGGCCAACAGCTTCGAAAAGCTGCGAACAGCGATATGAAGCAATCGTAGAAATACCCATCTTCGACATGATCTTATACAGACCTTTGTTGATGCCGTTTTGGTAGTTTTGCATCGCGGTGCGATAGTCTTTGTCTAAAGAGCCATCATCCAACATTTTACCTAATGCTTCATAAGCCAAGTATGGATAAACCGCGGTCGCACCGAAGCCAAGTAGCACTGCGAACTGGTGTGGGTCACGAGCCGTTGCTGTTTCAACCACGATGTTGGCATCACAACGCAGATTGGTATCAGCAAGTCTTGTTTGCACCGCACCAACTAACATTGCTGCAGGGATTGGTAGTTTGCCTTTTTCTAAACCTTTGTCCGACAGCACAACCAAAACCGCACCCTCGCGGACTTCTTGCTCTGCATTATCACATACCGCTTTGATAGCTTGTTCAAGGTCTTGGTGGTTAGGATCGTAGTGCATGCTGAGAATGACATGACGGTAATGTTTTTGACTCAACTGCAAAAGCTGCTGCATGTCTGAGTAAAGCAGTACTGGTGAATCAAACGTGACACGATAGGCGTGACCGTCTGTTTCACAGAACACGTTCATCTCTTTACCAATACTGGTCGCCAAAGACATCACGTGTTTTTCACGTAATGGATCAATCGGTGGGTTGGTGACCTGTGCAAACTTCTGACGGAAGTAATCGGTGACCAGACGTTCTTTTGAAGAGAGCACAGCCATCGGCGTATCATCGCCCATTGAGCCTACCGCTTCTTGCCCCATGTCACCAAGCACACGCAGTACTTGGTCAGACTCCTCGTTGCTCATCGCAAACTGTTTTTGGTAGGTCTTGAGCGTGTCATCGTCAAAGCTACGCTTACCGACTTGGTCATCTTGCAGCGCAGAAAATGGCGTTAACTTGTGAACGTTCTTTTCCATCCACTCTTTATATGGGTGGCGACCTTTGAGGTCATTGTCGATCTCATTAGATTGCCATAGCTTG is a genomic window of Vibrio sp. ED004 containing:
- a CDS encoding LysR family transcriptional regulator, with protein sequence MLLEGIETLLALSKAKTMSRTGSLLYISQSAVSKRIANLEKKLGKKLIEPSGRQIKLTPDAVALIESIGPTFNELRGLIYEQQELEDTTFITLDSSKSLIAGYLGEMMGQFIQQDKYITITTNHTPRIIERVQSGKATLGLCAGLLPPHHGLMTFHLFDEPFYIVSKQPLTALPPLVITNDMTNPANSYQLSVLEKFGIKPLMEMDAYTAAAQLALGGTGPALIPLSIVKTLNIEPQYLYSFPELVGLIRPIHICVRPNSYQSPRVKILIESIVDAVPKAI
- a CDS encoding flavodoxin family protein, which translates into the protein MSSNKIGIVFFSKCGATKQVAELIAEGLNSQMPSSALLIEVLSSEIIEGRYDNDDKLTALDHCDAIVFGAPTYMGSPAAQFKSFMDASSDTYGKKAWRNKLAAGFTTGGSLNGEQQQTLFSFFTLACQHGMIWAGLDVSKHIDDLGLNRTGSSIGLVASVDEDPNSTNNSVNANDLKTAFYFGQRIASLVQSS
- a CDS encoding ISL3 family transposase, with product MPNHTFLSSFWEGFQIVKSHQTASLITLTLKPNSEAKCLCGLEAEAIHEYQWRNVKEAMLLGVPVELSVQTRRVKCSDCGIKTESLSWLEPYARITKRLKSYIEQLLPLLPIKHISQLTSVHWHTIKEIDKRRLRQVIPPVKWEGLKQLVMDEFAIFKGHRYATVIADAKTHQVIWIGLGRSRKDIRPFFEQLGKHGNNIEAVAMDMNTAFDLEVQAHCPNAKIVYDLFHVVAKFGREVMDRVRVDQANKLKQDKKARQWVKRSRWVLLKNRGNLNTRQDSYLTEILNINKDLMTTYILGAQLKELWYCESERHAKGLWDAWYEQVQESGIKPLKEFARKLSPYLHGIIASASYPLNTCTLEGINNKIKLIKRMGYGYRDTDYFFLKIKAAFPGKPR
- a CDS encoding TRIC cation channel family protein; translation: MDSMLLYIIDLFGTAIFAISGVFVAGRLKMDPFGVAVLGSVTAIGGGTIRDMALGATPVFWITDTTYLWVIIITCLLTMIIVRRPKRLAWWILPVCDAIGLAVFVGIGVEKALIYQDSALVAIIMGVITGCGGGIIRDVLAREVPMILRSEVYATACIIGGAFHTMAISMGHDSETAFLAGVFSTLLIRLGAIRWHLSLPTFAIK
- the btuF gene encoding vitamin B12 ABC transporter substrate-binding protein BtuF, yielding MKPSQLVTRCSALAFTLSFSLWAPTSLATEVATAERVISLAPHATELAYSAGLGDNLIAVSERSDYPPEADKLEKVANYQGIKVEKIIALQPDLILAWPAGNPPRELAKLEQFGFNIYYSKTKSLDSIATNIEQLSQYASDPSIGENNAKQYKEQLNALRLKYKDAEPVNYFYQLSEKPIITVAQGHWPSEVFEFCGGHNIFEDSASPYPQVGIEQVVLKKPEVIFTSQHAIENGTMWQTWEEEIPAVAQNQIWSLNSDWINRPTTRTLQAIQQVCDFFDRARQNH
- a CDS encoding cobalamin biosynthesis family protein, which encodes MQTLFDQVFANGVLLVMWGALLFHLILPIPHAAHPTTLWHKFAELLASKVNNNHNYSQSLISGTLAWGLMVLPTLVILLALQPLVWQSQLFELALLLLAIDWRNNEKLANQLIKALGREDKAAARQLLAPIVNRQTESLSSLGLGKAATETIIMGYARNVVCVLFWYAIGGGIAALMYRLIVELARAWSPSRKQFSPFGSTPIKIVAILEFIPMRLFALMIVCGDKASHTFKMMLVQSRSWPLPGPAWLITAVGNKLELSLGGPAIYDNTKAIRAKLGGRIAPSALHLSQVQKLLFGRIAVWIFLQSLALLIIHQGI
- the mtnN gene encoding 5'-methylthioadenosine/S-adenosylhomocysteine nucleosidase, which produces MKIGIIGAMEQEVAILKAAISDITEVNKGGCTFFSGQLNGVDVVLLQSGIGKVAAAVGTSILLSEYQPDVVLNTGSAGGFDSTLNLGDVVISTEVRHHDADVTAFGYEIGQMAGQPAAFKADDKLMQVAEQALSQMEDKHAVRGLICTGDAFVCTAERQEFIRKHFPSVVAVEMEASAIAQACHQFQVPFVVVRAISDVADKESPMSFEEFLPLAAQSSSEMVIKMVALLK
- a CDS encoding DUF1499 domain-containing protein, which codes for MKKAALLSLSLLTLTACSQGITDMKDRTSSPCGDKPNCVSTQDDREQHALAAFELSDSANLDAIEQVALTLPGSKTASKTEDYLRVECTSRIMRFVDDLELKITNDKLIVRSESRTGHSDFGVNRKRAEQLRASLKSEGLIK
- a CDS encoding FAD-dependent oxidoreductase; the protein is MSQNVYQFIDVNRVDPAKKPIKIRKIEFVEIYEPFTKQQAKAQADRCLDCGNPYCEWKCPVHNYIPQWLKLANEGRIIEAAELSHQTNSLPEVCGRVCPQDRLCEGSCTLNDDFGAVTIGNIEKYINDKAFEMGWKPDMSHVEWTDKKVAIIGAGPAGLAAADILVRNGVKAVVFDRYPEIGGLLTFGIPSFKLEKGIMENRRRIFSEMGVEFQMNTEVGKDVQLQQLVDDYDAVFLGVGTYKNMRAGLDNEDAPGVYDALPFLISNTYKVMDLENPTPFIDMQGKKVVVLGGGDTAMDCVRTSIRQHAANVVCAYRRDEANMPGSRREVKNAREEGVKFKFNLQPIGLELNSAGHVVGVKVVKTALGEPDEAGRRRPEPVEGSEHILEADAVIMAFGFQPHAMEWLEPFGVELDQWGRIKAPGQQEFQYQTTNSKIFAGGDAVRGSDLVVTAIDEGRKAAEGILDYLEV